A region of Procambarus clarkii isolate CNS0578487 chromosome 48, FALCON_Pclarkii_2.0, whole genome shotgun sequence DNA encodes the following proteins:
- the LOC138351154 gene encoding probable serine/threonine-protein kinase mkcF — protein sequence MQPRTLVSSFQLNILMSQTQYIGQGAYAKVGRVPWDGGHAILKMMKRNSERDFRRELIIMERLDTAGGAPKILGLCYNPRAIVMSSRGEITLATALQHNLPDWYMVYIVLKVGQCLREVHERGVIHGDIHASNVMVTLSPDFCKPPEVFLIDFGMSGLSPEALSTFSPEDLACLGDTQMVHENLTYSHDVKCLGIMLLEISFLMKTSLASVRNIFEMATPSEREPAALDDVLQRLNTVLTDDFNINI from the coding sequence ATGCAGCCTCGCACTCTAGTGAGCAGCTTTCAGCTCAATATCCTTATGTCCCAGACCCAATATATTGGTCAAGGCGCTTATGCTAAAGTGGGGCGCGTTCCCTGGGACGGCGGACATGCCATCCTGAAGATGATGAAGCGTAACTCTGAAAGGGACTTCAGGAGAGAGCTGATTATCATGGAAAGATTGGATACTGCTGGAGGAGCTCCCAAGATCCTGGGACTGTGCTATAACCCAAGAGCCATAGTGATGTCTTCCCGGGGCGAGATAACACTCGCTACAGCACTCCAGCATAACCTACCAGACTGGTACATGGTCTATATTGTGTTAAAGGTTGGTCAGTGCCTGCGCGAGGTCCACGAGCGGGGAGTTATACATGGTGACATTCACGCCTCCAATGTCATGGTCACCCTCTCTCCTGACTTCTGTAAGCCACCTGAAGTATTCCTTATTGACTTCGGAATGTCGGGTCTCAGCCCAGAGGCCCTGTCGACCTTCAGCCCAGAGGACCTGGCGTGTCTGGGGGATACACAGATggtacatgaaaacctgacatACTCTCATGATGTCAAGTGTTTGGGCATTATGCTGTTAGAAATCAGTTTCTTGATGAAGACAAGCCTTGCGTCTGTAAGAAACATATTTGAAATGGCTACGCCAAGTGAGAGAGAGCCAGCTGCCCTCGACGACGTTCTTCAGAGGCTGAACACTGTACTTACTGACGACTTCAATATTAACATCTGA